From Methanosarcina lacustris Z-7289, one genomic window encodes:
- a CDS encoding dihydromethanopterin reductase (acceptor) produces MNFQRIAWGITGAGHFLDRSYQVFKELKLRDRELSVNTYISRAAEEVLRMYGLEQKLVKISGGDYLEEIFRESEQGSSSPKVGRFLLDRYDALFVTPATSNTVSKIAYGIADSLVTNAVAQAVKGRVPVYIVPVDIEGSIMSEMPYNIDRKQCQHCEDCSPRDNCPHEAITEKNGVTDQIDLLKCKGCGICKELCPYNAIKGGPVEVLVRDVDMRNVEIVKELQGITVLESPEAILELF; encoded by the coding sequence ATGAATTTTCAGAGAATCGCATGGGGAATTACCGGAGCCGGACATTTTCTGGACCGCAGCTACCAGGTCTTTAAGGAACTCAAACTCAGAGACCGTGAGCTTTCCGTAAACACGTATATTTCCAGGGCAGCTGAAGAGGTGCTCCGGATGTACGGGCTTGAGCAGAAGCTTGTGAAAATCTCGGGAGGAGACTACCTTGAAGAGATCTTCCGGGAAAGCGAGCAGGGTTCAAGTTCTCCCAAAGTCGGGCGCTTTCTCCTGGATAGGTACGATGCCCTCTTCGTTACGCCTGCAACCTCAAATACAGTCTCGAAAATCGCCTATGGGATTGCCGATTCCCTTGTAACCAATGCCGTTGCCCAGGCTGTTAAGGGAAGGGTCCCGGTCTATATCGTGCCCGTGGACATTGAAGGCTCGATCATGTCGGAAATGCCCTACAACATTGACAGGAAACAGTGCCAGCACTGCGAGGACTGCTCCCCGAGGGATAACTGCCCCCACGAAGCAATAACTGAGAAAAACGGTGTCACAGACCAGATAGACCTCCTTAAATGCAAAGGCTGCGGGATCTGCAAGGAATTGTGTCCTTATAATGCCATCAAGGGTGGGCCTGTTGAAGTTCTGGTCAGAGATGTGGACATGCGCAACGTTGAGATTGTAAAAGAGTTGCAGGGAATCACTGTACTCGAAAGCCCGGAAGCCATTCTGGAGCTATTTTAA
- a CDS encoding DUF447 domain-containing protein, translating to MTGLSSDCRGSEKLSPEISLSSLGIREGISEVIVSTGFESPNAAPIGIITKGGKPFVRLFKGSHTWANVFKEKHLASNVVYDPLLFVRSTFFDLEPSEFEYVTAGGLKFPVLKEAAAWIVFECVNVKNTDQALVADLVPVDAGFNEDNLKDFPVPNRGFNAVLEATVHATRYQLSGNEKYLEWIRHYEALAFKCGGDGEKKAMKLLYEVLGI from the coding sequence TTGACGGGGCTCTCTTCTGATTGCAGGGGATCTGAAAAATTATCTCCGGAAATCTCCCTCTCTTCGTTAGGGATCCGGGAGGGAATCTCTGAAGTAATAGTAAGCACAGGCTTTGAAAGCCCGAACGCTGCTCCGATAGGCATCATTACAAAGGGTGGAAAGCCTTTTGTCCGGCTTTTCAAAGGCAGCCATACCTGGGCAAATGTCTTTAAAGAAAAGCATCTTGCTTCAAATGTGGTTTATGACCCTCTCCTTTTTGTGCGTTCCACCTTTTTCGACCTTGAACCCTCCGAGTTTGAATATGTAACGGCTGGCGGGCTTAAGTTCCCGGTTCTCAAAGAAGCCGCTGCCTGGATCGTTTTCGAATGCGTTAATGTTAAAAATACGGATCAGGCTCTTGTTGCCGATCTTGTTCCAGTGGATGCGGGCTTTAATGAAGATAACCTGAAAGACTTTCCCGTACCCAACAGAGGATTCAATGCCGTGCTTGAAGCTACAGTCCATGCAACACGCTATCAGCTTTCGGGGAATGAAAAATACCTTGAATGGATCCGACACTATGAAGCCCTTGCTTTCAAATGCGGGGGAGATGGTGAAAAGAAAGCTATGAAACTGCTTTATGAAGTTCTGGGGATTTGA